The genomic DNA gttcaacaggagctgtaccgcataagcatgttttcaggtcagctgacgctgggggaaatgggacaaagatatttcgttaaatcttgcttcaggcaagttgaattattattcctctttaatcttgatttcttttgaatcttacaaatatacaggtagaaagagtggtagaataataagagaacatgctttttagggcataatacgcgtaacatgtcaaaaaaagatttggacattagtagagcaaatcatgtactctattgattgcccttgtttagtaacgcatctcgaaaatctcgaaagtgtaacaaaatgtatccaaaattgcaacgtAATGATGAgacattcggaatttcgtttcaatctcccaacaatgtgctcgaatgtgggcgacatgattgcgcctatacataaacaaggtaattccgacacctctggaggtcagcctgaacccaggcttgttccttgagtttcagttaagtgtttccaccacatggatgaaaactttaacttgagccccattttagcctcttcaaaattttgttcttaaaagtcagacaacttactcaaacccgttttatgaagtgtgctggacgagagcaattgcttgacaaggagtcttattaggggtttctactctgaatttggacaagccgtcaacaattcaaaattgcaccatagttgtcctgagtagcttgactatgaatgaaacattttttccactagcaacagctgagacaaaaacatgcaattgcagcgcccttgatcaatctatatatgaagttatctatggctttgactttctttatcttgaatggtaacttgttgatttgaaagatatctggTTGGGCCCTTTTATCCTctagcttcttcattttgaccttgttcactaTCATTGATGCCCATGACTCTTCATGGGATCCATACGAATTGTCAACTGAGTGAAGGTCAAATTAGGTAACAAAGATCAATACAGAAGTGAGTGCATGAAGAGCCATGCAGTTTGTTGGATGGTGCTTTTTGGTAACCACTTGCTTGGAGAGCCACAGTTGATGGCAATTGAAAGGTGATGGACACAAGAGCCCTGGTAATGATTAAGTGCTGCCTTGCAATTGAATTGACTGTcatccatctttcttttttctggaGGGTCAATCAATTCTGTAGTGTTGGATACACTCTTCTGAAGAATCAATGTCTTAGTATCACAGTATGTTCAATGCTCTTCTGGAGAATCAATAGCTGAtatttttgtggcttatcTGCTTGACTGCTTGACTGCTTTGCTTGatgcttcaaccaatctgagttgagaatttaGGTCGACACAGAAATTAATTTGTCCTTTGAAAGGGTCACGTGTTGAAGCAGATAGGCCACAAAAATAGCAGCTAATGTCTTAGTATCACAGTATGTTTGACATCACCTGAAGTTATCCATCCTCTCATGTCTCATGCACGCCATGAAcgagtttggcatcaagtgagtttcttcAAAAAGCTGCAATACTTTATAGATGAAAAGCGTCCTTTCAGTAggatggaagctattttgatgaaaaaaaaacgtggataaatgtccgttctgacggttgtgagcttcaaaatctgcccacccaataccaaatcataacaaacagctgactttgcGGTCAGTCCTGctcgccaggtggcaggattacctcgactacgtatactcaacctcgccggtctctgcatccagggtccctaccCTGTATTAATGCTCGCCAAGAAAGACGTCAGCCAATTCGTCCGGACGAGTTACCACTGATTCATGACgtcattgagcagaaatgGTCCAACAGGGTGTTCAGACTTTTTCTGCTCAGGACACATCTCTTCTTAAAGCGACGCTTTCTGTATTCTGGTATTAGGTGCGACGAGTCCTTGCGTGATAAATGTGGTACTTCTAAAGAGGCACACACCTCCTCTAATGCATTATATAACATATCAGTTGCGCTGCCAATACAAGTTTTTAGTTCCATTTTGTCATTAATGTTCAAACAACTTATCCTTGCGTTATTCTGCGTCCAGTGGCATTCGTCAAAACGGAACTTTGCTAACCCAGTtttagttgttttttttcgtgcGGAAGTTTTAGAAGATTGGGAAGTTTGGGAAGATCTATGATGGTCTGTATTTTGAGAATATTGTGGTCCGAGAGATAACTTTCCTTTACTTGAATGTCTGCCACTATGTCTGGGTCGTTTGTAAAAGGCAAGtccagaggccagttttttaaagctcttacctcggagataggggcttggacgttaaccggttcGAAAGTACAGTGCTCtaagtggtgagcggatgcacATTCTAGGTAACGTCCAAACTCGCGTGGCTTTACCGACATGTTGCGAGAGATTTTCCTCGATCATGAACTCTTCTAGCAGTAGAAAAGATGCTGAAGAGGACTTTGGCAAGGAAATGTAGCTCATGGGgctcgaactttccattactttggatgACTACGCCTAAAGATTTCATAgacgagacctgctcaatatcttcacctccattatctacgaatGGAGTAttaaaaggagttgacccaaaagtcattgagcggaatttcaaaactttctaAATTTCGAAGCGTGAGATATATTATTCCCAAGTAAGtgcaggccgatttctctcactttgaatattgctaGGGCGTCTGAGAATATCAAGACGTCTTAGATTACCATTTGCACACGAAAATCGAGATCCTAAACTTCttgactttaaaaatgaattgtaaGATCATGAATTAAAGACTTAACAACATGATTGCCAACCCTGTAATCAAGAACTACAAGCACATCATAGCAATATTTCGTCATATAATTACAAATGTAGATGATACTAATAAGGATAGCATATCATCtagaaagcaaaaaagtttttttgtttaattgtAAGTTATGACCTGCTTCCTTGTTAAAGGCTTCTATTTTGAGTAAAGAGGCATGTTATCTCAGCTGTCCCTGGGtggatcatggccttttaatCACCAGGTTCCTCAAGACCTTATCAAAGGTCGAACATTTCCAAAGACTCGGAAAATGAAGGGAATAAAGGAGCTTTTGGGATTTTTGGGGATAGACTAGAGAGGTTCGGACTGTGCAATATGCAGAGAAGCTAGAAGAAAGGTTCCTGGTCCCGTGTGtttccaaaaatattcatgaacTCGGTCCCAACCGAGATTTTGGGATCAATCGTATTTACCGTCGTAGATGCTTGACGTTCGTTTTGAGAGGttctcgaaaatccaggctattTAGGACACTGAAGTCCTTTCCACCTCGCTCCTTTTTCGtgctccatcattgtttatTTTGCTTCGGTCAATTTTTCCCCGGGAATTTTCagacgttgatccagtagcatgtATACGAACCAAAGCATCGCCATGAGAAAGCCAAGCTAAAAAGCACGGTGCTACAAAAGGGACACAAAAAGTAACGACAAGCTGCGATAGACATGGGATGGGCGCACTAAGCGCAACCATTCTCTTCTCTGTACATAATATTAATACTATGCTCCTCCTGAATACAAGGCAGTCGAAGACTTACTCTCTTCATgtcaacactattcatttcactaagtctcgtgtcttgttctcgtggaacttgattcgagcaatacatggcgaccgtgatctaggttgatCAATACAAGCATAGCAAGTTTTAAGTCGGGGGCTAGCCAGATATAGCATTTCctgattttttaaatcttaaatcCAGAGGATAACACTCCCAAGAGCAGCATTAagcaaagaggaaaaaactccgaaaaagttgaaactcTTGCGTAGGGATCAGTAGACAGATATATTTGATCACAGAAACCGAGGTACGAGTATGCTGTAGAGAGGCGGCAACAATGCGTCGCAGATGTGAGTTGAGGGCGGATTTAAAGTGCGCATTTCGGGCAAACTCCCGAACAAAAAGTAGAAAATCCAACGTCAAACCAGACCCTTCTATTCAAGCCCAGACGATAAAAGTAGATCGCGCTTCGCACGTACAGTGTGCATACATATATAGGTCTCGGAAAAATACGTCTTGAAATCCGTCGTCCCGATAATGATAGGTTCAGTTTTCCGATAACGGAAGTTTCCGGCCTCTTCTTCGGGGGTCAATTCCCGACATTTCTTGTACGTGCCACGTCGAGTCGCCCATCCCGGGAGCTACGCGAGCCACGAGACATGAATCACGGGTGTGAACGAACTTTTGCTCCTCCGAATCCCTTCATATGCTCTCAATGTGTCAGTGAGGTTCGGTCAGCGGAACAGGGACAACCTCAGAAGGACTTGCCGCTCCCAACTCAATTGCCGGAAGTGTACGCCCTAGTCGATGGTACGACCATTTCCCAACATGGCCGGGACTGTGTCGGTCATCTGGCTGATGCTCTCCATGGCACCTTGGCCGCAGGCGCAGAGCACGGATTCATTTTCGGGTGGAGAGACGACTCGGTCTTCAACGTTCGTCCAATGTCAGTCGCGTTTGGAAACGTTCCAATGTCCGGATTCGGGTCTGTGCATTCCCATTGATCAGAAATGTGACGGACAGCCGCAATGCTCCGATGGATCCGACGAAAGGGGGTGTCGCAAGCCTTTCGCGTGTTTGGGAAAGCACATGTTCAAATGTATGTAGTCACTGATGTGATCGAGAGCTCGAGCCGGTCTGGATGGAGCCAGCTCGAGATTGTTGAATGCCGAGGTTGTAGTTGATTGTGATTGGCGTTGGTTTTCTGTTCATGTTGATAGGCGAGTCGGGGGACGAGTGCATCTCGATGTTCTGGAAATGTGACGATGATTTCGATTGCCGGGATCGATCCGACGAGAAAAATTGCAATCCCTTCATTAAAGAAAGGAATCATACTTGCGACCAAAACGAATTCACATGTCACAACGGTAATGCATAAAATTATTTCCACCTTCAGCAATGTTTTAGAATAGGGAGAGATTATGTATAGCAAACTGATAATGGTCTGCATCACCACTGTTAGAGCATCGCTGGCACGAAATAATGCCAACGTTATGCAGAAGCTCCAGATCCTTATGTTTTTGCGTATCTTTAACATCTTCGCTTAAAGCATGTACATAAAAAAACTGAAGGTTTGCCTAGATCGTTAGGTTAGGTAGACAAAGCCCTGTTTATCCGTAGAGAAAGAACTTCGATCATATCATGGATTAAATTTGATTGGTTTTAGAATTGCCCTAAATCACCATGATTATTATGCAAGATATTCCGCATTGTATTTCAAAGGCTGTCTGGAATTTGTATGCTCTAGTGTTAAAATTCGTTTCAAACCGAGCCGAAATTTAAAGCGATACcgtttttctttttatcaaAGTTATTGGAAGTACTTTCAACTGCAGTTTGTGCATACAGGGACAAAATTAATGGATTGCATGCAATTTGTGGAGGACAGCATTCTTCAAACTTAACAGAACAAAGTGACGTCGTGACTTTCGACCTTCAGAAAGGGTATCTTTTGgaatgatgtttttttcattcaaggacTGTGCTTACCCAACGTGTGGATGTGCGATGGCCAAAAGGATTGCACTGACGAGAGCGATGAAAGCCCCGAGACGTGCGACATTCAAGCCCGATCACAGAATGACTCTGCTGACCCCGAACACGACGGCGAGGTTCAAGGAGAGGACCTCAAAGTCGACTGCGATGATGGATTTACATGCCAATCCCAACCCAACAAATGCTTGCCACTCCGTTGGGTGTGTGATGGAACTCGAGATTGTGAAGACGGATCTGACGAAGGCGGTAAAATTGAAATGGTCAAGTTGATTAAAAGCGTGTGTGAAATTCATTGCGTCCCCTTCTCATATGTTAAAGACAAATGTCAAGAGCGCCATCGGAATTTGACGGGAGCTGATTGTGCCATAGGGCAATTCCAATGCGGAGATCTGTGTCTGGAGCCTTCTTTAGTTTGCGATTTAGTGCCTCATTGCGAAGATGGTTCAGACGAAGGGGCCACTTGTGGTCAAACACAGTGCGAGCAACTGAAATGCCAACAGAGCTGTGCTGCCACGCCCAAAGGGGGAATGTGCACCTGTTTCCCGGGTTTCAACATGACTCGATCGGGCCACTGCGAGGACATCGACGAATGCGCAACTTTCGGACAATGCAGCCAGATTTGCATCAACACACGTGGTTCGTTCGAGTGCACGTGTCAACCGGGTTATCGACTGAATCGCCTGACGAGAACTTGCGAAGCGGCAAACGGAACGCCCTTACTCCTGTTCTCCACCCGCAATGAGGTAATCTGAGCGCagaatgacgatgatgaatgGCCTCGAAATCGAATCTGGGAGTGAATGTTTCTCATATGCTTGACGGTCATTTCTTTTAGATCCGAGGGATCGAGTTTGCACCCGGTATGACCCGGCAATTCTCCGTGGCTTTGGATCGCCACCAACTGAAGGAGGCCATTGGTGTGGGCTTTGATGGCATGGGCAACCGGGTGTTTTGGACCTCGATCCAGGATCGACAGGAAGGGATTTCCACCGCCCAATTGGACGGCTCTCGGCTCGAGACCTTCAAGACCGGTCAACTGGTGATGCCCGAGGATTTGGCCATTGACTACCTGGGACGAAACGTGTATATTACCGAGTCCACCAAGCGCTTCATCATGGTCTGTAGCATCAACACCAACGACTGCGCTCAATTGGTCCATGAGACGGGCAAACCTCGAGGGATTGCCGTGTTCCCGGAGGCGGGTCTGATGTTCTTTTCAGATTGGGATACTCCGCCACAAATTGTCCGAGTGGGAATGGATGGCTCGGAAAGACGGCCGATCGTCACGAAAGATATTCACTGGCCTAATGGAATCGTGGTCGATATCGTGTCCGAGCGAATCTACTGGGCCGAGGCTTTCTTCAACCGCTTGGAGTCGGCGGATCTCAACGGGGAGGATCGACGGGTCATCCTAGAGCACGTGATCCATCCCTTTTCAGTGGCCGTATTTGAGGACACTTTGTTCTGGTCGGATTGGCATGTCAAGGAAATCCAGAGTTGTAACAAGTTCACGGGCAAAAATCGAACCGTGTTGATCAAGGCCCCCAAGATTGAGCCTATGGGTCTGACTTTGTATCATCCGCTATTGGAGCCGCGTTCCGGGATGAATCCGTGTTCAGCCTCCTTTTGCTCTCATTTGTGCCTACTCACCCCCAACCAAGGCTCCGTGTGTCACTGTCCAGGAGGgatggccttggccaaagaTGGAGTAACCTGCCAACTTAAGGCACCACAGACTGTTGCCACCACGAAACCCACTACGAAGATCCCGACCACCTCGGCCTCCACCACGGTTATCGACCTCGTGGACGAAATGGAGCAACCCAATTACGAAGATATCATCGAAATCAATTCCCGCGTGTACCATATCAACGACTTGAATCTCACCATGACGAAGAAGCCCTTAGATCGGCACCAAGGCCATGACGACTGGTacggcgatgatgatgatgatgatgatgtgtcGTCGTCCTCCGCCGCCAGCTCTTCCAATTATGACACTGAAGGTCTCGTGATTGGCATCCTGGTTTTTGTCATTTGCACCATTCTGATTGCGCTCTCCGTGTACTGTTGCTTGAAGCATCGGCAATCCAAGAAAAGCTCATTTTCCATGCACTTTCGTAATCCGGCCTTTGGTCGCCATCACTTGCCCTCGACGAGCGAGGAGCTGAAAGACGTGGAAGTGTGCAAAGACGGCCAGTATAACAAATTCGGACAGGATTGCGACCCCACCCTTCACCCTCGCCACACCCAAAATCACCACGGAGATCGACTCGACTACTCCACCAGTGACTATGATCTGAGGGTTTACCCCGAGGACCCGCTCCCGTCCCCTTCCACGAATCTACCACGCTCATCGACCAATCCCAATCTGCTTCACTTGGATCCCCGGTATGACACGCTGGACAGCCAGAAGAGCTCGATGCCAGACAGTTCCAGGCAGAGCGAGGCTACTCCGGCCGCGTCCACTTCGGGTttggaggatgaggatgaagatCGATTGGATTCCGTCTCATTGGGCGATGATTACAACGACAAGACTCGACTTATTCCCTGAACTTGAAATCCTTTACTTCATATCTCGCCCTTTTTTTTCTACGGAACTTATTTTACTCAGACTTTCTTATGGTTTACGCAATATACTAATTATGAACTTTTACGTGACGCCCATTGAATGATTTTAACATATTCCTTCCCCTCTCCAGATGGTACTGCGTGCGTACATTCGAAGAAAATCTCTGACAAGGTGGATTGTGCGCTTATATGAATGTAAATACTAGCAAGCATGAA from Tigriopus californicus strain San Diego chromosome 1, Tcal_SD_v2.1, whole genome shotgun sequence includes the following:
- the LOC131879159 gene encoding low-density lipoprotein receptor-like, which encodes MVRPFPNMAGTVSVIWLMLSMAPWPQAQSTDSFSGGETTRSSTFVQCQSRLETFQCPDSGLCIPIDQKCDGQPQCSDGSDERGCRKPFACLGKHMFKCESGDECISMFWKCDDDFDCRDRSDEKNCNPFIKERNHTCDQNEFTCHNGLCLPNVWMCDGQKDCTDESDESPETCDIQARSQNDSADPEHDGEVQGEDLKVDCDDGFTCQSQPNKCLPLRWVCDGTRDCEDGSDEGDKCQERHRNLTGADCAIGQFQCGDLCLEPSLVCDLVPHCEDGSDEGATCGQTQCEQLKCQQSCAATPKGGMCTCFPGFNMTRSGHCEDIDECATFGQCSQICINTRGSFECTCQPGYRLNRLTRTCEAANGTPLLLFSTRNEIRGIEFAPGMTRQFSVALDRHQLKEAIGVGFDGMGNRVFWTSIQDRQEGISTAQLDGSRLETFKTGQLVMPEDLAIDYLGRNVYITESTKRFIMVCSINTNDCAQLVHETGKPRGIAVFPEAGLMFFSDWDTPPQIVRVGMDGSERRPIVTKDIHWPNGIVVDIVSERIYWAEAFFNRLESADLNGEDRRVILEHVIHPFSVAVFEDTLFWSDWHVKEIQSCNKFTGKNRTVLIKAPKIEPMGLTLYHPLLEPRSGMNPCSASFCSHLCLLTPNQGSVCHCPGGMALAKDGVTCQLKAPQTVATTKPTTKIPTTSASTTVIDLVDEMEQPNYEDIIEINSRVYHINDLNLTMTKKPLDRHQGHDDWYGDDDDDDDVSSSSAASSSNYDTEGLVIGILVFVICTILIALSVYCCLKHRQSKKSSFSMHFRNPAFGRHHLPSTSEELKDVEVCKDGQYNKFGQDCDPTLHPRHTQNHHGDRLDYSTSDYDLRVYPEDPLPSPSTNLPRSSTNPNLLHLDPRYDTLDSQKSSMPDSSRQSEATPAASTSGLEDEDEDRLDSVSLGDDYNDKTRLIP